From Myotis daubentonii chromosome 15, mMyoDau2.1, whole genome shotgun sequence, one genomic window encodes:
- the NLRP4 gene encoding LOW QUALITY PROTEIN: NACHT, LRR and PYD domains-containing protein 4 (The sequence of the model RefSeq protein was modified relative to this genomic sequence to represent the inferred CDS: substituted 1 base at 1 genomic stop codon), whose amino-acid sequence MASSFFSEFGLLWYLKELSRNEFNIFKEKLKQETLHLGLQQIPWANVKKATREVLATLLVKHYKETQAWDVTFTIFQKINREDLCQKAKKECTGYTKTYRAHVKEKFSEAWFXDPVMHCYGHVDKELTQKERKCLESLFAPKEPRRRTAILTGAQGVGKTTFLAKLMLAWAEDKLYQQKFSYVFYLCCREVRQVTATSLAALICRDWSDSLAPIVEITSEPERLLFILDGFEELVYDLNEPESDLCSDWMAQRPIQVILSSLLRKKMLPESSLLVATVPGYTRFIKDRLGHPVIQRLLGFTEDEMLLSFSYMFRNGWRGVNAFHFIRSNKQLFSMCQIPVLCWAACTCLKQEMERGEDLAMTCRRTVSLYSSFVLNLFTPKGARCPDEQSRVRLKGLCSLAAEGMWSNTFVFGEEDLRRNGLADSDIPALLGIKALGKGGGTRNASYTFLHLCIQEVCAALFYFIKSHTDHPGPAVGCAEAVLATHLKRTKAQWIFLPSFLFGLLNEKEQRKLGAFFGAHLCQEEVRRRARLRGQLNFLTLCYCLFEMEDEAFVRWAVDLFQEVSLLLTDPTDLMVLAYCLTRCSALRKLDFSIQNVFVDTSMTGYQLLYWNDICSVLTANENLGELRVSDSNLPGQALVTLSNHLKHPRCRLQKLKMNNVSFSAESWFFFEVFTQSPVLKHLDLSDTRISHDDFKLLCNALNNPACNIEKLLLVGCGLLADDCEGFKEVLMRNTKLKILDLSYNCLGNGLSLLCEALCLPACALQGLGLVDCRLREPCWEHLRDVVLGNRNLTHLDLGINDLKDKDLNLLSEALKQPSCYLKSLSLFNCFITANGCQDLASILTGNPNLRNLQIGHNNIEDDGVRLLCEALLHPNCHLENLGLDACRLTGACCVDLASVLTGSRCLKELNLAGNPLDHHGVQLLCAALRHPECGLQTLGLKKAEFDEETQELLVAEEERNPCLTITHQ is encoded by the exons GATACACGAAGACGTATCGCGCTCACGTCAAGGAGAAATTCAGCGAGGCGTGGTTCTGAGACCCTGTCATGCATTGTTATGGACACGTTGACAAGGAGCTCACCCAGAAAGAGCGCAAATGCCTGGAGTCTCTTTTTGCTCCCAAGGAGCCCAGGAGACGCACGGCGATCCTTACAGGGGCTCAGGGGGTCGGGAAGACCACTTTCCTGGCAAAGCTGATgctggcctgggcagaggacaaGCTCTACCAGCAGAAGTTCTCCTACGTATTCTACCTCTGCTGCCGGGAGGTGAGGCAGGTGACCGCGACCAGCTTGGCCGCCTTGATCTGTAGAGACTGGTCCGACTCCCTCGCCCCCATCGTGGAGATCACCTCCGAACCGGAGAGGCTCCTGTTCATCCTCGACGGCTTTGAAGAGCTGGTGTATGACTTGAATGAGCCCGAGTCGGATCTGTGCAGCGATTGGATGGCTCAGCGGCCCATCCAGGTGATCCTGAGCAGCCTGCTGAGGAAGAAGATGCTCCCGGAGTCCTCCCTGCTCGTGGCCACGGTGCCAGGGTACACACGGTTCATCAAGGACAGGCTGGGGCATCCAGTGATCCAAAGGCTCCTGGGATTCACGGAGGACGAGATGCTGCTGAGTTTCAGCTACATGTTCCGGAACGGGTGGAGGGGCGTCAACGCCTTCCATTTCATCAGAAGCAACAAGCAGCTGTTTTCCATGTGCCAGATCCCCGTCCTGTGCTGGGCCGCGTGCACTTGTCTGAAGCAGGAGATGGAACGAGGGGAAGACCTGGCGATGACCTGCCGGCGGACCGTCTCGCTGTATTCCTCGTTTGTCTTGAACCTGTTCACGCCCAAGGGGGCTCGCTGTCCGGATGAGCAAAGCCGAGTCCGGCTGAAGGGCTTGTGTTCCCTGGCTGCCGAGGGCATGTGGAGCAACACGTTTGTGTTTGGGGAGGAGGATCTCCGGAGAAACGGGTTGGCGGACTCTGACATCCCTGCACTGCTGGGCATCAAGGCCCTTGGCAAGGGCGGGGGCACCAGGAACGCTTCCTACACGTTCCTCCACTTGTGCATCCAGGAGGTCTGCGCCGCCCTGTTCTACTTCATCAAGAGCCACACCGACCACCCGGGCCCGGCGGTGGGCTGTGCCGAGGCTGTGCTGGCGACCCATTTGAAGAGAACCAAGGCCCAGTGGATCTTTCTGCCTTCTTTCCTGTTTGGCCTTTTGAACGAAAAGGAACAGCGGAAGCTGGGTGCCTTCTTTGGCGCCCACCTGTGCCAGGAGGAGGTACGGCGGCGGGCA CGCCTTCGGGGGCAGCTGAATTTCCTGACGTTGTGTTACTGTCTGTTCGAGATGGAGGACGAGGCCTTCGTGCGGTGGGCGGTGGACCTGTTCCAAGAGGTGTCCTTGTTGCTCACCGACCCGACAGACTTGATGGTCCTTGCCTACTGCTTGACACGCTGTTCAGCCTTGAGGAAACTTGACTTTTCCATCCAAAATGTCTTCGTAGACACCTCCAT GACAGGTTACCAGTTACTCTATTGGAATGACATCTGCTCCGTGCTCACAGCAAATGAGAACCTCGGAGAACTCCGAGTGAGTGACAGTAACCTCCCCGGGCAGGCCCTCGTAACACTGAGCAATCATCTGAAGCACCCCAGGTGTCGCCTTCAGAAGCTTAA GATGAATAATGTTTCCTTCTccgctgaaagctggtttttcTTTGAGGTGTTCACTCAGAGCCCGGTTTTAAAACACCTGGATCTCAGTGACACAAGAATCTCCCATGATGACTTCAAGTTGCTGTGTAATGCCTTGAACAATCCCGCGTGCAACATAGAGAAGTTACT gcTGGTGGGGTGTGGCCTCTTAGCGGATGATTGTGAAGGATTCAAGGAGGTCCTGATGAGGAACACAAAGCTGAAGATTCTGGACTTATCCTACAACTGCTTGGGCAATGGGTTGTCCCTCTTGTGTGAAGCCCTGTGCCTCCCAGCTTGTGCTCTGCAGGGCTTGGG GTTAGTTGACTGCCGCCTCAGGGAGCCTTGCTGGGAACACCTCCGTGACGTTGTCCTGGGTAACAGGAACTTGACCCACCTAGACCTTGGCATAAATGACCTGAAAGACAAAGACTTGaaccttctcagtgaggccttgAAACAGCCATCCTGCTACCTGAAGTCACTAAG TTTGTTCAACTGTTTCATAACTGCCAATGGCTGTCAGGACCTCGCCTCCATCCTCACGGGAAACCCAAACCTGAGAAATCTGCAAATCGGGCACAACAACATAGAAGATGACGGTGTGAGGCTGCTGTGCGAAGCTCTGCTGCATCCCAACTGCCACTTAGAGAATCTTGG GCTGGACGCGTGCCGGTTGACCGGTGCCTGCTGTGTGGACCTCGCTTCTGTTCTCACCGGAAGCCGATGCCTGAAAGAACTCAACCTGGCTGGGAACCCCTTGGACCACCACGGGGTTCAGCTGCTGTGCGCCGCCCTGAGGCACCCGGAGTGCGGGCTGCAGACTCTGGG GCTGAAGAAAGCTGAATTTGATGAGGAAACCCAGGAACTCCTGGTGGCCGAGGAAGAGAGAAACCCCTGCTTGACCATCACCCATCAGTAA